The sequence below is a genomic window from Felis catus isolate Fca126 chromosome A2, F.catus_Fca126_mat1.0, whole genome shotgun sequence.
ACCAGAgggcctggcacaaaataagcactcaataaatgtttgtggaatgaaagaATTCTGCAATTGTAGCTTACACAGtgtttttctaactttaaaaaatatggtcaacagtaagaaacacattttacacCAATTCCTtttacacacaaacatacatatacataacacaAAAGTTATGAAGTGACACTCTTTTTAATTTAGGGAGTACATTCTGAtagtttctgttctgtttttattggactttaacaaatatatattggttATGACCCACTGAATTGATTTAATAACCCACCAGTGGATCAAGACCAGtagtttaaaaaacagatttatactatttatatttacattgctTAGCTTCTTACATTTTTAGGCTTCACTAACTATAGGTCACTTTCAAAAATCACACAACTTTTTTTTATCTACACAAATGTTTAGAAAGTATTCAGATCAGCTCTAAAATGTTGCACCAGTTCTGAGTTTACTGTATTGGGATTCTCTTTGGTCAGTGTTGTTAATTATGGGAATTTCACCAACCAAAAGCAGATTGGCCCTACCTTACACCatacccaatttttaaaaaattttactttagaaagagagagtgaaagcaggggagaggggcgggggggggggggagagagagagagagagagagagagagagagagagagagagagagagagagaatcttaaacaggctcaatgctcagcacagagccagacacgagGCTCGATTCCACatccctgggatcgtgacctgagctgaaatcaagaatcagatgctcaaccggctgagccacccaggcaccccacaccatatgcaaaatttaactcaaaataaatcacagacctaaatgtaagagctaaacctataaagctcttagaagaaaatttaagagtaAATTTTTATAGCTCTGGATTAAGCATTgatgtgacaccaaaagaaaagatagataaattggatttcatcaaaattaaaaactcttctgCTTCAAATGATGccaggaagaaagtaaaaagacaatttactggatagaaggaaatatttgttaattatctGATAAAGAACAGTCAATAAATCTTATAAATTAACAATaagtaacccaatttaaaaatgagcaaaggattttAATAGACTTTTCTTCAAGGAGGATACACatatgaccaataagcacatgataAGATGCTTATGTGAcgagtcattaaggaaatgcaagtcaaaaccacagtgagataccacttcacacacaTCAGGTTggctaaaatagaaaagaaaataacaaatgttgacaaggatgtggagaaattggaacctccATACATGGTtgacaggaatgtaaaatggaaacaGGCTGGCAGtaccttaaaaagttaaacatagagataccatatgatccagcaattctgctcctagatacatacccaagagaaatgaaaaaaatatgtccatacaaaaccttgatgtgaatgttcatagcagcattattcctaatggtcaaaaagtggaaacaacccaaatattcattaaccaaggatgaataaacaaaatgtgatacatccagacaatggaatattatttgaccataaaaataatgaaatattgatacGTTACAACACTAGTGAGCctcaaaacattatgctaagttgaAAGAAGCCTGTCACAACAGATCTTattgtttgatttcatttatacaatatatccaaaataggtaaatctgtagagacagaattGGATTGGTGGTTGTCTATGGTTACCGGGACTGAGTGCTAATGGGGAggaggtttcttttggggatgatgaaaatgttttaaaattaggttaTGGTGATGGTGGTATAACTgtcaataaagtgaaaaatactgaatttatatatttgaaatgcatGATATTCATGtaaattctatctcaataaagctgttaaaaaaaatgattggaaCTCTGGAAAGATCAAGAAATAGGATGCATGCAGCACTTCTATGCCTGAGTTCAGAATGCTGAGCCGCGACTTACCTAGATTTCAGGCAAAGAAATGGGGTTTTCAAGGGTCAATAAATGTTCTTTGACATCCTATAGAGCTGTGGCACTTCTTGTTGGAGGGCACAAATAGAAGGGCATGGATCCATTGACTTAAGCTCTGAACCTTCTCGGAAGTGATACCCTCACGAAATTTTACTGCAAACTACAAAAAGGAACTTTCCGCACTGAAGGGAGAAGACCTAGGCATCTCCACCAAGTTAAGACGTTAAAGGACCAGAGAGCATTCTGGACAAGGACTTTCTTCATCTTTGCCTCAAGGGGGACCAGGCCTAGAACAAGACGCTCAGTAAATGACATGGGaagaagggacagaaggaaaggcCTCAAGTCCACAAGACCAGAAGCTTTCTTACTGGGCATCTGTTAACCCCTCTGGAGGGGTGGTCGTGGAGACAGCTGCAGAAGAAGCCGCCGACAGTCTACCCAGTACACTTACAAGGTAGAGCGCCCTAAACTGCTTCTCAAACTTAAGTCCCACGCCCCAcgtcctgccccacccccaccatgtgTCCCAGGCCCTCAGTGGAGGAAACACCACTGAAGACTTCAAGAAATTATGTTAATGAGTTTAAGAAATGCTTTTAATGATTAAAACCCAAACTCTGTCACTTTAAAGGACTAATGGACACCGGCGTGAAGTACAAATGCAAAAGGGGGGCACTGAAAGCGTGCAGGACCACTGGGCCGTCAGCTAAACGGCCCAACGGTGATCCTCAAAATgacttaacttcttttttaagaatgtcattaaaaataacaacttgTAAGAAAGAAGCCTCGCAGACCACAGTGCGAAGGGTGAGACACACCGGCCTGGGGATGAAGGCGGGCTCCGGAACCCGCACTTCGTGCTCTTCCCAGACGTGGCCCTACGGGTCCCTCTCTGAGCTGCGTTCGAACGCCcgctctgtaaaatgggaccattTCTGAGCCGCCTCCCAGCGGTGGTTGTGAGGAACGAACGAGGCCGAGCCGAGTGGGCGCGCGCCAAGGCAGCCTGCGCGGCCAGGGGCCCTACTGTGCGCCGGGCGGCTGGCGCCCCGCGCCGCGTGCTCTccgcccccgcgcccgcccccgcgccgcgccgcgccctcccccggcccggcccggctcGGCCTCGGGCAGGCGGGGCCGACCGCACTCTGAGCCCGAGCCGGAGCCCGAGCCCGCGCCCGCGCCTAAGCCGCCGCCCGGGGCGCTCGGGTCGGCCGCCGGGACGCCGGAGCGGGGTGCCGCCGCAGGTCAGTGTCCGGGTGCGGGGCGGCGCTGGGGGCGGCGGGGCCGCGGGTCGAGGGGGAGTCCGGAGGGCGGGGAAGCGCCGAAGGGTCGGGGCCCGAGGAGGGCCGGGGCTGCGGGGCCGTGGGGCTGAGGGGACCGGGCTGCGGCGTCGAGTCTGAAGGGACGGGAGCGGGTAGGTCCCGGGCGAGGGTCTTGCGCGCGCGCTGAGAAGTCCGGGCGCAGAAAGAGCCCTCCAGGCGGGGGAGGGCACGGGCTGCACGCGAGACGCCTCACACGGAGCGGCGGCCGCGCACCGGGAGACGCCAGCCGTGCGTCCCGCGCTCCCCGGACAGGCCCCCTCGAGGAAGCGCCTGGGTCGCGGTCCGAGAGAACTGGGGACCTCCGAGCCCCTGGCGGAGGTGCGCGGGCGTCCAGGAGGCGCTCGAGGCGAACTTTGGGACCGAAACGCGGGCTCCGATGCGTGTCCGTCCCTCGGCCGTGGAGTCTCCTGCTCAGTCCCCAGAGCCCAGGCGGCGGTCACTGTGTGGGGGCGCGGTGACAGTTGAGCGAGGGGCACCCTTGGGGTCACCCCCTCCCGGCGCCCTTGAGCGCTGTGCAGGCCGTGAGCCGAGTGGAGGGGCTGGGAGGTTGGCCAGACTCCCTAGGGTCGCAGGGGGATGGAGAATGCGTGcgtcccccgccccacccccgtgTTGGGAAAGGTGGAATTACCCGGTTGGGGGCTCCTACACTTGCCGAGCCTCAGCGCCCGCTCTGTGTACTCTGAGGTTGGGAGAGGCAGGTAACTTAAAAAGCGCTGGTCCCTCAGTGCAGGGGTTGCAAAGTGGGTGTGTAGCTGTGGTACTGTATGCCTTGGTATTTGGGGAGGAGCCTAAGGTAAGGAGGCAGAAACTGGGAGTAACCTATTTGCTGCTTTTATATAAGATCAGTTGTTAGGTAAAGAAGGGGCCTTTACCTCTGCTGGGGATCAGAAGGCTGCATTTCTAAATTCTTCTTGTTAGCTTCCGTTGCTTAGGTGAGTCGCCTCACTCGAATTGCATTTTGCGAAATGTGTTGATGTACCCAGAATTTGCAAGGTGATGTTGGTGACGATTATACTATATAGTGATTATTTGGCTGTGCTGTTGTTTTAACATAAGAATCTAATTCACTTGAGTCTAAGGATAATTCACTATTTTCTTGGGAAGACTGTTTCTATTTTAGAGGAATAAAGTCAAATAATAGTAATCTGCCATGAAGAAgctgaagtttttcttcttttccttttaagattgGGGGATGAagtgtaaaattaattttgtttaaatcatcatctgaaaacaaaaccaagcaagaTGCTGAACTGAGTTGTTAGGAACCCAATTCCTGGAGAAGTCTCCTTATTTTGAAGTACATTATTTTAATGTCAACTGTTTTTATCATTCATGAAACAAATCCTAAGCAGAGTTGTTGAGAGAAGAGTGAGTAACTTATTCTTTAAAAGGATCCAGGTATCATCTTCCACAAATCTCAGATGTTCTGTGGCCGTCTTCTGTCTATAGCTAAATGATCAATCACTCACTGAGAGCAGAACCAAACGGATGGTGTTAGATGATTTAGGAAACCCTTCTGGTATAGAGACTGACATAGACATTCCCTGGGGcttctcttttaaagaaatacttcacACCCTTATGACTGTTTTGTGGAAGACACTTACCCATGTTACCAGTTAGCGTTAGGAGTGACGTTTCAAGAGAACCTGTTCaagttttaacataatttttgtgTTGTCTGTTGTCAGGTGCACAGATGCATTCTGTGGCTAATACGGTGCCATAGtgatatatgaaaatttaaaaccaacGTTATGTTAGCCAAAAAATGAAGCTTGTTACAAAACCATCTATTTTGCCTTACTCTGTACTCCACGTGGTTTTTCTCCGTTATTTAAGTTATATATGTTAACTTGCTGATAATTATAACTGAAAGCATCTTAGAATCACCTCGTGACCAGCTTAATCTTCTACAACTCATTGAAGGGGAGAaatgtgttgttttcatttttaaatcaaaattctttttcatatttaaaagtttgtttctaGTCTTTACAATAACTACTATAAAAGCATGGCATTGATGAAGGCTGAAGGTTTGGAGAATTCTTGGCTAAGATTTTTGGACattgtttttcattcctttaaattataagaatataattttaaaaagtaaaacatatatgTCTGCCAGCATCGTATTCTTTATTGaacttaaaatactttgaaatatttttgtgattGGTGTTTTTAATAATTGAATACACTTTTCTTTCAAGGGACAAATTTCCTTAATATTCATTTCTTCGTATATTtcagaattacattttaaaaactatatcaatttttaaaattcgcTATTAATTTCAAAATCCCtatgacatttaaattttatataggaGACAAAGCCTGACTTTAGGCGTATGAATTAGAAATGCATTACTGATCACGGCTAATTGCTTTTAGTTAGTAAGTTACAGAATTgtaaacaaatacttatttttctctcttctgtaatTCTCTGAAAATAAGATGTTTGCCATGAACCTTAATTATTAAGATAATTATGCATGTGAAAGCTATGTGAAAGGCAATGCTGTGAAAACATACACAAGTATTAATACACTTCATTTAGTTTTCAAATTGTAAAACGGTTGCTAATGACAAGACTTTCATaaagtaggggaaaaaatgttaaagtaataCTTCACAAATTCTCTTATAAATCCTGGCCCatacttttacttctttgatAGGATCGATTGATCAATCGATCGATCTATCTGCTAATGGATAACACAGAAAATGTCATCATTCGGATTTGTGGGTGTCCCACTAAATTCATTGTCGCTTGAACTTGGAAATATATGTCCAAAGGTATAGTAAATGTACTAGAAGAAGTTTTTGGTCTCCTCTGTTTCCACTAAATAAATACCAGTTgtagaggatttttttaaaaatcactaatcaaaaaaaCTTGATTTAAGTCACCAATCTGTAAATGTAAACATACGCTCCCCGCTCTTGAAAACAGttaaactgaatttttaagttgcttttcttatttttcctagcAAATCTTGATATTAGGGTAGGTAGTTGAGGCCTAAAAGCAACAAAAAGTGCTTACAGAATCCTTTGAAACTGATCTAATTTGACTCCACCAAAGTACAGTAAGATTTGTGAATAACCATCTTGCAAGCATAGACAGCCCCCACATATTATACATGTCATAACATTCtagataaaattttttaagttgaaggttatttgaaattttcatggAGTTTCTCATTTACTACTatttgtattttaccacaatacgGAGGTAGATTTTGAGAAGTTATATGGCATATGTTTTAGAACTAAGTTAATAAAAATGtcacgttttatttttatttaccttaatTATTTAAGTTGGCTCTTGGAAGGAAATAGATTCAAATACAATAGACCATATTTTGGAGATGGCTTTCTAGATGTTAAGACAAAAGATATCACCAATAAGAgtatgtgcttatttatttttttgaatgtttatataccaagaaatatttttcttcaacaaTCAAtgcatattaacattttaatactgAATATTTAACCCAGAACatgaatgtttacatttttcacaGTTTCAGTTATTACAACGGGGCAAGTCACTTGTTCTTTCTCCTATCTGATTACTAAGCAGGCCTGACCCTGCTTTGCTTCTGAGATCAGATGAGCTCCAGCACAAGCAGGGTGGTAATGGCCATTGATCACTTATCCTTTCTAACTCtgcatttcctcatctatgaaatgggaaaagtATTGCAGTTATTGTTCTacgcttttgttttttgttttttggaggtttttttttttttttttttttggtatgattTTAAGACTTAATCGTAAAACCTGTGTATCTTAAATGATATGACCTTGTCCTGAAGTTAACTGAGcagatattttaaagagaaacttcATGGTTATCCACATCATATAGCTAACTCTTCTACAAATGCTAATAATTCACCTTAGTATTAATTTTGAGATCATTGTTAAGAATGAGCTAAAGATAATACTTACCATGTGATGatcaatttataaaatgtttctggaaatatttcatcactcttcaattttaaattttatttcctattcttgatgattttcaataaaaaatcagacaaataatttttttgttttattacattatatttgtGAGTCCTGTGTAGACACAACGTGGATCCTCTTGTGTCAACATTGTGTGTCTAATGCCACCTAGGTGCAGATTGTGCTTTTATTTGATAAGTtctattctttacatatttttatggtATACTCTGTGAGTGTTTAATGTATGTTATCCAGGAGCAGGTTTATTGTATAATGAGGCCTGTGAACCTTCAAATCAAAAGACAGGTTTTTATCTCCAACTAAAAGACTAAAAGTGACTTGTACTTGTTGTAAGAATTGGGTCTTTTTCTGACAAGCTATAACCAAAAATTGGCTTTTAGAAGCTTAAAAATGAGTATGCCTCCTAATAGCCCACCACTTTACTAGTAGGGAGTAATTGGAAAACCATGCATCAtccaaataataaattaaaatattttttagtgtttatttttgagagagagtgagcacacaagcggtggaggggcagagagagaggaagcctcaagcctctgagctgtcagcacagagcccgatgcagggcttgaactcacaaaccctgaaatcatgacctaagccaaaattggatgcccaaccaactgagccacccaggcacccccaaataataaattttaaattctgcttaTGAATTGTTAAATACATCTTGTTGTGAAGTGTCTCCTCTGCAAGAAAGTAAGAAACTTGATTCCAGGTCTGAAGCCCATTCTGTTCTGGGAATATGGAGCTACAGAGCCCATGTAGGAATATAATTAAAGGGTTAGGGAGACAGAGGGCAAAGAAAGCTTAGGCCTGTGCCTGTAGGTGAGTGTTCCTTTTCCTGTGGCTTCCCCTTCgggttggggaggaggagcaATATTCACTTCCACTCTCTTCCGTTTGGGCTTTCTCAGAGTCATTGCTGTACCTTCAGCTATTTCAGTGACTAGGCCGTTCTCAACTTGAAGATCTTTTTTGCGACACGGTGCGATGAGTCTCCTTTCCCTACTGTGATTTCTCAGATATAAagggaaaatatgaaatgatCAATTCATGCAAcacaaatcaattaaaattgaaatttaaaacttcatgGTCAGGTTTTAAACTGGATCACATAATGGTTTAGTTCAATTTGATTATCTGTTTAGGAGACATTCTACTTCATTGATTTTAGATAATAAATTCATTGCTAGTTTGACTGATTCACTATTTCTTAAAAAACGCTTTCGTTTGTGAACTCATCTAGGAGAGTTAACAATGTGGATAAGACTTACTGAAACAGATTTTCTGACCTTCTGGCAAGAGTTCATATTAGCATAAACCTGGGGTGTGAATTCCTTCACAGTTTACCACAGATAAGGAGAAGGGAGATAGGAGGGAGGTAGAAAAATAGGGAAATACCCTGAGTAGGAGTGTAAGAGATCTGTGTATGGTCAACTCCCACAATCGGCAGATTGGAGTTACCGTGCACAGACCTCAAATACAAGGTTGGTTTCTAAGAATTTACCGTGCTCCTCAGTGacatcacagaattttaaaatgtctctgggggccccgggtggctcagtcagttaagcatcagacttcagctcaggtcatgatctcactgttctctAGTTAGAgctctcattgggctctgtgctgacagctcagagcctggagcctgctttggattctgtgtctccctctctctctgccccttccctgttaccactctgtctctttctctcaaaaataaataagccttaaaaattaaatctgtatatgtatatatatgtgtatatatatacatatatatatatatctttaaattctGAAATTGCCACCTAGCAGTGCTGTTCTCTCTGGCTCTGTAAGTTGCTTCAGGAGGGAATCTGGGAAAGGGACTGGAAAGAGAATATTCTTATCCTGtatgtttaagaaataaattttcctttataagGAAGGCAGTGGGGAAACAGACCTGTCAAACTCTCTGAGTACAATGATGAAGTGCTAGGAAGAACCCCTTAACTTTGACCCCACCCCACTAGCTGGCATTTCACCTCTCAAACTGTATTTGTCATTTGAAAGTTTGAAGTCCACTTTCAAAATGCCAATATTCCTAGCAGGGTTGGTTCTTTAAATCACTGTCAGCAAAAATTTGAGAGCTTAGTTCCTAGTTTCCTTGCTACCTGAAAACAAGGCCTTTAGGGAATAGATAACATGCGTGGGAGTTTGAAAGAGGTGATctggaggaggaaaaataaaattaaggtgattcatgttccagtttctccataaaCCAGCCTCTTTGAAATGAATAGGAAAGTAACCATTGGAAATAGCAGTGATCGGAAAGGATATATTTTCTCAtacatgcctttatttttctctgaaaaatcaaTACAAGTCTTCCTtaaaccattttttcccctcaaagaaAACAAGTTGTTATTCTCCAACATCAACTTTCCTAGGAAATGTAATCAAAATTAAGGTTATGAGTTATGGTAATCAAATATCTGAATATTATATCtcattatgtctttttattttcactacGATGTTAGACAAATTATCTAGTGTCTCCATGAGTTAGTTCTTCCAGACTTTTAAAGTAGCTTCTTAATAGATTGAAATGAGGGGAACCTTTCAATCACACTAGAAAATAATGTACTGAAGTATAAATAATACTTAATGCTTTTGCAGATCCACAGATCATACAACTTAatacatgctttattttttatttttattttttgccaacaGTAGTTATGGCAAGCCAACACATCTCTGTTAGAGATAGAAGCTTAGTAGCCATGTCAAAAGCAAGTTCATTAATTCTGTGAATCAGCTGACAGTAGTATTTAACAGTTAGGTTTGGGCCACCCTCATGCAAATTGTTTACTTGCCATTCACTTTTTCCAGTGTTGTGGAAGTCTGAATCTAAAGCAGAGAATCCCAAAGTCCTACCTTGCTAAATGTCATTCTTTTCTGTCAGTTGATAATTACCTGTGTAAACAAGTTTTTGATTGCATGTGGAAAAGTGTTTAGATAAATTCTGTCACTTGTTTTATGTAGTGGATACAGTTTGTGAAAGAGAACAAATGTAtgaatggtatatatataaatgaagaaGATACTTTAACAAATTATTTGCACATGTCGGTAAAATCCAGAAGAGTGAAGAAAATACTCAGACATTTGCCAATGTAGGATTACTACATGTTTTCCTAAAGCATTTGGAACTAATTAAAAACATCCTGGCTTTATTTAAAAGcagtataatatatttttaagctttgttttcAGTGAGGtccaaatttgttggcatataggacTAGAGCAGTGCAATGTctacaaaaatatagattatcAGTTACTTGAAGCAGGTACTGACTGGGTTTTATTCATCTTCCTAGCTCCAGCATATAGCACCATacttagtaggcactcaataaatgttttaaaaagaatgaagaaatcgTCCAAGGCGGTGGTTCTCAAGTGTggtccttggaccagcagcatcggcatcatctgggaacttggtagaaatgcaaattctaggGCCACACCCAAACCTACTGAGTCAGAGAAACTCTGGGGATATGTTTTAACAGGCTCTCCAAAAGAATTCTGATAGATACTGTTTTGGAACCCCCCTTCTCCTGCATCCCATGAGATGGCTTGGACCTACACTGATGAGTGCACTTAGTTTAGATTATTTTTAGTGGGCCTTACCCTTGCTATAGTTAAGTTCATTGCTGCATTCTCCCCATTGATAGACTCTCTTGGCATCATCCTGTAAAATTAACTCCATTGTATTACTTAAAGAAGCTCAGTGTTGTCAGTAAGCTTGTGTCAAGAGAGACTAGCCGGCTCACTTCATAGTCTGAGTGTTACTGGTTCCTCTTACCTTAGAATGGTCGTCAGGAATCCTGAGTCTCCAAATACTCCAAGTTCAAATACTACAACTTCAGGACTTGGTTTTATAAGCTCACTGGGGATGATTCACCCCCAGAGGTTTCACATTAAACAGACTTACAAGATAATGGATTTATACGCCTCAATTCTAGTTTAATAATAGAACATCTGTGTACCCTTCCTAGTGATTAttgatgataattttttttaattctaaaatttttgttcTGGAATTGAAGAAACttgtacttttatatatttctgatgTCACTATGATTGAGTTCTGGCTGCTTAGAAAGAGACCAGGCAGTGTATCAAACACTGGGATGCTGTACTCATACTTGTGGAACATTTCCCGAAGATATGCAggatataggaaaaaaaatatacacagagacTTTCATAAAAGCATTGTTATAGGGACCAACATTTAGAAGTAACTTATTCAATAGCAGGGAAACAGTTAAGTAAATTATGGTGTAATCACTAGGTAGAATGTTACACACTCATCAATGACAATTTAGAAAATGATaacaaatctgaaaaatattgaaagtagCATAAAATGTATTTGCACTATTGACTACAACcttatataaatgtatgtgtatgaaaATGTCTGCAAGGGAaggaatatacaaaaattatgagAGTTATGTTAAATAGTGAgggttttaaaattgtttatatttttccctcttttccaaaGTTTAGCCAGTAATATAAAATTACATCTGTAACTAAAAGCATACATTTatagcttttctgttttttagtatATCTGTAACT
It includes:
- the LOC123383953 gene encoding serine/arginine repetitive matrix protein 1-like, which encodes MPMLLVQGPHLRTTALDDFFILFKTFIECLLSMVLYAGARKMNKTQNHSRERRLIAPCRKKDLQVENGLVTEIAEGTAMTLRKPKRKRVEAPPQIPRHTVPQLHTHFATPALRDQRFLSYLPLPTSEYTERALRLGKCRSPQPVTAAWALGTEQETPRPRDGHASEPAFRSQSSPRAPPGRPRTSARGSEVPSSLGPRPRRFLEGACPGSAGRTAGVSRCAAAAPCEASRVQPVPSPAWRALSAPGLLSARARPSPGTYPLPSLQTRRRSPVPSAPRPRSPGPPRAPTLRRFPALRTPPRPAAPPPPAPPRTRTLTCGGTPLRRPGGRPERPGRRLRRGRGLGLRLGLRVRSAPPARGRAGPGRGRARRGAGAGAGAESTRRGAPAARRTVGPLAAQAALARAHSARPRSFLTTTAGRRLRNGPILQSGRSNAAQRGTRRATSGKSTKCGFRSPPSSPGRCVSPFALWSARLLSYKLLFLMTFLKKKLSHFEDHRWAV